The Tenebrio molitor chromosome 3, icTenMoli1.1, whole genome shotgun sequence genome contains a region encoding:
- the LOC138126536 gene encoding uncharacterized protein, with protein MIQNLSLKPLFYLLITHSIVTADDPWASNNINSNNVWHGKWFPHAPGVPDDQNPTVEIGKKNLYDSEHEIVMGVKNPNCDDGKTNLQVDWDFNPINYTCFMHDRKVLYSPRSDIQPIYSRDHIPKGYSAPHRCMSDAIEYNVVIPTYGTHRPLWAKYGEYTFLPKQRWVHNLEHGAVVMLYHPCADKNEVNILRVLVKKCLYRHVITPYNLLSPERPLALVAWGRRLEMSKVAPEIVLNFIRKNALKGPEQTPKDGQYDLLLEKHAEVVSDVGDHELCKLYDYMQ; from the exons ATGATCCAGAATCTCTCACTAAAGCCtctcttttatttattaattacccACAGTATTGTCACAGCAGATG ATCCTTGGGCTTCCAATAACATCAATTCTAACAACGTTTGGCATGGGAAATGGTTTCCACATGCACCAGGAGTCCCGGATGATCAGAATCCCACTGTAGAGATTGGGAAGAAGAATTTGTACGATTCAGAACATGAGATTGTGATGGGAGTGAAAAATCCTAACTGTGATGATGGAAAG acaAATCTGCAAGTTGATTGGGATTTCAACCCCATAAATTATACTTGTTTTATGCACGACAGGAAAGTTTTATACAGCCCAAGAAGTGACATTCAACCTATATATTCACGTGACCACATACCTAAAGGTTACAGT GCACCACACAGGTGCATGTCAGATGCAATCGAATACAATGTAGTGATACCAACTTA TGGGACACACAGACCATTGTGGGCTAAATATGGTGAATATACTTTTCTTCCAAAACAGAGATGGGTGCACAATTTAGAACATGGAGCTGTAGTGATGTTGTACCATCCATGCGCTGACAAAAATGAAGTCAATATTTTGAGAGTTTTGGTTAAAAAGTGTCTCTATCGGCATGTCATAACTCCTTACAATTTACTATCGCCAGAACGT CCACTAGCGTTGGTCGCTTGGGGTCGACGACTGGAGATGTCCAAAGTTGCGCCAGAGATAGTATTGAACTTTATTAGGAAAAACGCGCTGAAGGGTCCTGAACAGACCCCCAAAGATGGACAGTACGATTTATTGCTTGAAAAGCATGCTGAGGTCGTCAGCGACGTTGGTGATCACGAGCTGTGCAAGCTTTATGATTATATGCAGTAA